One window of the Streptomyces sp. ITFR-21 genome contains the following:
- a CDS encoding ATP-binding protein, whose amino-acid sequence MIASPSTPSPAGHPAYTQPLPCAAPSAAEARRLVRTALGVWGLDALADEAELVVSELVGNAVRHTRCRLIQVSVARPARGTVRVAVADGSYVRPVPRAQPGDEDVCGRGLVLVAALADRWGTDPLPCGKRVWAELAQIGGAR is encoded by the coding sequence ATGATCGCGTCGCCCTCCACGCCCAGCCCCGCCGGGCACCCCGCATACACCCAGCCCCTGCCGTGCGCGGCACCGAGCGCGGCCGAGGCGCGGCGGCTCGTCCGGACCGCGCTCGGCGTGTGGGGGCTGGACGCTCTCGCCGACGAGGCCGAGTTGGTCGTCTCGGAGCTGGTCGGGAACGCCGTACGGCACACCCGGTGCCGGCTGATCCAGGTCTCGGTCGCGCGGCCCGCGCGGGGCACCGTACGGGTGGCGGTCGCCGACGGGTCGTATGTGCGGCCGGTTCCGCGGGCGCAGCCGGGCGACGAGGACGTGTGCGGGCGCGGGCTGGTGCTGGTCGCGGCGCTGGCGGACCGGTGGGGAACGGACCCGTTGCCGTGCGGGAAACGGGTCTGGGCGGAGCTGGCCCAGATCGGCGGCGCGCGCTGA
- a CDS encoding helix-turn-helix domain-containing protein: MAAPTGPTVRRMQLGAELRRLREKVGFTLAQAVDGLDLSTTKLYRVENGLTGLKSAAELRVLLDRYGLTDEDDIQFLAEIHRDSLNRGWWSQYRSVMPSGMAMYVGLESGARAIRAWQPDVIFSLLQVEDYVRAMLQTAKPVEEHTTEIIERTVQLRMERKAHLTRRGSGLELWAILDEAALRRVIGGPDVMREQYEEIIRLTKLDNVTIQVLPMADSTYRSSFNFTLMEFDAPQLTVVQSDVPEGSGVSDKDTTIWAFNRRFDALRAGALAPGESPTFLHRLAGEI, from the coding sequence ATGGCAGCACCGACCGGACCCACCGTTCGGCGTATGCAACTGGGTGCGGAGCTGCGCCGGTTGAGAGAGAAGGTGGGCTTTACGCTCGCACAGGCGGTCGACGGCCTGGACCTCTCGACCACGAAGCTCTACCGCGTGGAGAACGGCCTCACCGGCCTGAAGTCGGCGGCAGAGTTGCGCGTACTGCTGGATCGGTACGGCCTGACCGACGAGGACGATATTCAGTTCCTCGCGGAGATCCACCGGGACTCGCTGAACCGGGGCTGGTGGTCGCAGTATCGCAGCGTCATGCCGTCAGGGATGGCGATGTACGTGGGACTGGAGAGCGGCGCCCGCGCGATTCGGGCCTGGCAGCCGGACGTGATCTTTTCGCTCCTGCAGGTCGAGGACTACGTCCGGGCGATGCTGCAAACCGCGAAGCCGGTCGAGGAACACACGACGGAGATCATCGAGCGCACCGTCCAGTTGCGGATGGAGCGCAAGGCACACCTGACCCGCAGGGGCAGCGGCTTGGAGCTGTGGGCCATCCTCGACGAGGCAGCGCTCCGACGTGTGATCGGCGGCCCGGATGTGATGCGGGAACAGTACGAGGAGATCATCCGGCTGACGAAGCTCGATAATGTGACCATCCAGGTCCTGCCCATGGCTGACAGCACGTACCGGTCGAGCTTCAATTTCACCCTGATGGAGTTCGACGCGCCGCAACTGACGGTCGTTCAGTCCGATGTACCCGAGGGGTCCGGCGTCAGCGACAAGGACACCACGATCTGGGCCTTCAACCGGAGGTTCGACGCCCTGCGCGCTGGGGCGCTGGCTCCGGGCGAGAGCCCGACCTTTCTGCACCGACTAGCCGGAGAGATCTGA
- a CDS encoding DUF397 domain-containing protein, whose protein sequence is MAPDIASEGAWFKSSYSSENATNCVEVADLTGTGRVAIRDSKDKSGPALVIPAESFAAFVTAVREGRFPL, encoded by the coding sequence ATGGCACCCGACATCGCCTCCGAGGGCGCTTGGTTCAAGTCCTCGTACAGTTCGGAAAACGCCACCAATTGTGTAGAGGTCGCGGACCTCACCGGCACGGGTCGGGTCGCGATCCGTGACTCCAAGGACAAGTCCGGCCCGGCCCTGGTGATCCCGGCGGAGTCCTTCGCCGCCTTCGTCACCGCCGTCCGCGAGGGCCGCTTCCCCCTCTGA
- a CDS encoding DUF397 domain-containing protein encodes MAPDIAPEGAWFKSSYSQENANACVEVADLTGTGRVAIRDSKDKSGPALVIPAESFAAFVTAVREGRFPL; translated from the coding sequence ATGGCACCTGACATCGCTCCCGAGGGCGCTTGGTTCAAGTCGTCCTACAGCCAGGAGAACGCCAATGCCTGCGTGGAGGTCGCGGACCTCACCGGCACGGGCCGGGTCGCGATCCGCGACTCCAAGGACAAGTCCGGTCCGGCCCTGGTGATCCCGGCGGAGTCCTTCGCCGCCTTCGTCACCGCCGTCCGCGAAGGTCGCTTCCCCCTCTGA
- a CDS encoding eCIS core domain-containing protein has translation MDQRSDQGRDPAHGPGRDSDFGQNRDRDRPESQAEGTLGAPGAAGGDEPGVYVSGADEPGVQRDLVEQALRSPGRPIDPARRGALETFHQTDLSGVRLHTGAVARRSAAAIGARAYTVGADIVLGAGGEDAETIGHETRHVGQQSEGRVAGVDNGGGLRISDPGHTEEREAAADGVAFRQGMPYAPSAFARRAVTEHLAAAPPPGPGGSATVRRAVQRMRDDAEPPAKKARTKGKSQKDLVDDVTQVVIDSGAASYGGGRHGRATDEVRLRYARDKEEERSGQTLSHLSFLTYDAIRAAQDAAGGGESGRADVDDREVQGMLINDRLLFASNFNDSIDSLKKAGDEQRTLRDLLRAQQSEENRRAGLHDQDATEYVDRLKRAEAKINQVFDGERGVDGEDATAEAVRASLGRPVMYVDAADPRMKALLTEPQYAGSVMMLRFGATDKTAKTAKTAGAEEPGAKAKRAPNASATSHSMHAEQKLLVAIRSAGLRPEEVKGDFAIEGKYRGCLGCNAALRYYRDVAGFGNLEFNPNYGFYYEKSVKTLAQHLRHVVDDPQYLEYVKAMLDAPMSTAAPSWQAPPRDDPTFTDDNGPQTLTSAANAQGRGYTTASDTDAESRTASSDSDSDSGSDPDRMPGIEGASRTRRRKLVTGTRSGGRKLGPGKAGAATRPTRAARVADDADVARLVAVWGKGPAAREEQGRVFRDMAAGGPSGKKKMSAVEIVEITGASESIVRRLLKGTTGHEARDGRQADPERKRVPQRAGGGGKAKKTATTFTKGANVLPEKDRADIQEALRAAGNHAFYRDWQELHDTGNPTGRTLSPGDMDDRLARTLDGIRERVAIPQLARELFLTADALRKFLNRKFGTLNAGGKPAVRPPAAPPPSTPGGDVEMGDPEPAAASSSAAAPREPAGYDHRVDAQGQHTYVRTSTGDVYYFGDDGRLALLPPDRSPGPQEESSASEDDAASERESGPEYSDAGDTDSDVPYEGKGKGKAPARRR, from the coding sequence GTGGACCAGCGATCTGACCAAGGCCGGGACCCCGCTCACGGTCCCGGCCGGGACAGCGACTTCGGCCAGAACCGGGACCGGGACCGGCCGGAGTCGCAGGCCGAAGGCACCCTGGGCGCACCCGGTGCCGCGGGCGGCGATGAGCCCGGCGTTTACGTCTCCGGCGCCGATGAGCCCGGCGTTCAGCGGGACCTGGTGGAGCAGGCACTGCGATCGCCCGGCCGGCCGATCGATCCCGCCCGGCGCGGGGCGCTGGAGACCTTCCACCAGACCGACCTCTCCGGTGTCCGGCTGCACACCGGTGCGGTGGCGCGGCGGTCCGCCGCGGCGATCGGGGCGCGCGCCTACACGGTCGGTGCGGACATCGTCCTCGGCGCGGGCGGCGAGGACGCGGAGACGATCGGGCACGAGACCCGGCACGTCGGGCAGCAGAGCGAGGGCAGGGTCGCCGGTGTCGACAACGGCGGCGGGCTGCGGATCAGCGACCCCGGCCACACCGAGGAGCGCGAGGCGGCGGCCGACGGCGTCGCCTTCCGGCAGGGCATGCCGTACGCCCCCTCCGCCTTCGCGCGGCGGGCCGTCACCGAGCACCTCGCCGCAGCCCCGCCGCCCGGTCCCGGGGGCTCCGCGACGGTCCGGCGGGCCGTGCAGCGGATGAGGGACGACGCGGAACCGCCCGCCAAGAAGGCGCGTACGAAGGGGAAGTCCCAGAAGGACCTCGTCGACGACGTCACACAGGTGGTGATCGACTCGGGAGCCGCGAGTTACGGCGGCGGCCGGCACGGCAGGGCGACCGACGAGGTCCGGCTGCGCTATGCCCGGGACAAGGAGGAGGAGCGGTCCGGACAGACGCTGTCCCATCTGAGCTTTCTGACCTACGACGCCATCCGCGCGGCGCAGGACGCGGCCGGCGGCGGCGAGTCCGGCCGGGCCGACGTCGACGACCGCGAGGTCCAGGGGATGCTGATCAACGACCGGCTGCTCTTCGCGTCCAACTTCAACGACTCAATCGACTCCCTCAAGAAGGCCGGCGACGAACAGCGCACCCTGCGGGACCTGCTCAGGGCACAGCAGAGCGAGGAGAACCGCAGGGCCGGACTGCACGACCAGGACGCGACCGAGTACGTCGACCGGTTGAAACGGGCCGAAGCGAAGATCAACCAGGTGTTCGACGGCGAGCGCGGTGTGGACGGCGAGGACGCCACCGCGGAGGCCGTACGCGCCAGCCTGGGCCGACCGGTCATGTACGTCGATGCCGCGGATCCCCGTATGAAGGCGCTGCTTACCGAACCGCAGTACGCGGGCTCGGTGATGATGCTGCGCTTCGGGGCGACGGACAAGACGGCGAAGACGGCGAAGACGGCGGGCGCGGAGGAACCCGGGGCGAAGGCGAAACGCGCGCCCAACGCGAGCGCCACGTCCCACTCGATGCACGCCGAACAGAAACTGCTGGTGGCCATCCGCAGCGCCGGTCTGCGGCCCGAAGAGGTCAAGGGCGACTTCGCCATCGAGGGAAAGTACCGGGGCTGCCTCGGCTGCAACGCGGCCCTGCGCTACTACCGGGACGTCGCCGGCTTCGGCAACCTGGAGTTCAACCCCAACTACGGCTTCTACTACGAGAAGTCGGTGAAGACCCTCGCACAGCACCTGCGTCACGTCGTGGACGATCCGCAGTACCTGGAGTACGTCAAGGCGATGCTCGACGCACCGATGAGCACCGCTGCACCTTCCTGGCAGGCCCCGCCGCGAGACGATCCGACGTTCACCGACGACAACGGCCCGCAGACCCTGACCTCGGCCGCCAACGCGCAGGGGCGCGGATACACCACCGCGTCCGACACGGACGCCGAATCCCGAACCGCCTCGTCCGACTCCGACTCCGACAGCGGGTCCGATCCCGACCGCATGCCCGGCATCGAGGGCGCCTCCCGCACCCGGAGGCGCAAGCTGGTCACCGGCACGCGCAGCGGCGGCAGGAAGCTCGGCCCGGGAAAGGCGGGCGCCGCGACCAGGCCGACCCGCGCCGCCCGCGTCGCCGACGACGCCGACGTGGCCCGGCTCGTAGCGGTGTGGGGGAAGGGTCCGGCCGCGCGTGAGGAGCAGGGCCGGGTCTTCCGTGACATGGCCGCCGGCGGGCCCAGCGGGAAGAAGAAGATGAGCGCCGTCGAGATCGTCGAGATCACCGGTGCGTCGGAGAGCATCGTCCGCCGCCTGCTCAAGGGCACGACCGGCCACGAGGCGCGGGACGGCAGGCAGGCCGACCCCGAGCGGAAACGTGTGCCGCAGCGCGCCGGGGGCGGCGGGAAGGCCAAGAAGACGGCGACCACCTTCACCAAGGGCGCGAACGTGCTCCCCGAGAAGGACAGGGCCGACATCCAGGAGGCGCTGCGCGCCGCCGGCAACCATGCGTTCTACCGGGACTGGCAGGAACTGCACGACACGGGTAATCCGACGGGCAGGACCCTGTCCCCCGGGGACATGGACGACCGACTCGCCCGGACGCTCGACGGAATCCGCGAGCGGGTCGCCATCCCGCAGCTGGCCAGGGAGCTCTTCCTCACCGCGGACGCCCTGCGGAAGTTCCTCAACAGGAAGTTCGGGACGCTCAACGCCGGCGGGAAGCCGGCGGTGCGGCCTCCGGCCGCGCCGCCGCCCAGCACTCCGGGAGGTGACGTCGAGATGGGCGACCCGGAGCCGGCCGCGGCTTCGTCGTCGGCGGCGGCCCCGCGCGAGCCGGCCGGTTACGACCACCGGGTCGACGCCCAGGGCCAGCACACCTATGTCCGGACCAGCACCGGGGACGTCTACTACTTCGGCGACGACGGGCGCCTGGCACTGCTGCCCCCGGACCGTTCGCCCGGCCCGCAGGAGGAATCCTCCGCATCCGAGGACGACGCCGCGTCCGAGCGGGAATCCGGGCCGGAGTACAGCGACGCGGGGGACACCGACAGCGACGTGCCCTACGAGGGCAAGGGGAAGGGGAAAGCTCCGGCCAGGAGACGGTGA
- a CDS encoding class I SAM-dependent DNA methyltransferase, producing the protein MDDEDGYFGERVAAAYDASSADMFEPGVVNEAVTVLAGLAGDGRALELGVGTGRLALPLARRGVPVHGIDLSRAMVARLRAKPDGDLVGVTVGDFATTRVEGTFSVAYLVFNTIMNLTTQAAQVACFRNAAAHLAPGGSFVIEVATPDLRRLPPGQNAVPFHTGPTRWAFDLYDVATQSMSSNYIDLADGRGDYRSIPFRYVWPAELDLMAQLAGLHLHTRWSTWTGAPFTSESPGHVSTWRKPLA; encoded by the coding sequence GTGGACGATGAGGACGGCTACTTCGGAGAGCGGGTCGCGGCGGCGTACGACGCGTCGTCGGCGGACATGTTCGAGCCCGGTGTCGTGAACGAGGCGGTTACCGTGCTGGCGGGGCTGGCCGGTGACGGGCGCGCCCTTGAGCTGGGGGTCGGCACCGGCCGTCTCGCGCTCCCGCTGGCCCGCCGCGGGGTCCCGGTGCACGGCATCGACCTCTCCCGGGCGATGGTCGCGCGGCTGCGTGCCAAGCCGGACGGCGATTTGGTCGGCGTGACCGTCGGCGACTTCGCCACGACCCGGGTCGAGGGGACGTTCAGCGTCGCCTACCTGGTCTTCAACACGATCATGAACCTGACGACCCAGGCCGCCCAGGTCGCCTGCTTCCGCAACGCCGCCGCCCACCTCGCCCCCGGCGGCTCCTTCGTCATCGAGGTCGCCACCCCCGACCTGCGCCGACTCCCGCCCGGCCAGAACGCCGTCCCCTTCCACACCGGCCCGACCCGCTGGGCCTTCGACCTCTACGACGTCGCCACCCAGTCGATGAGCTCCAACTACATCGACCTGGCCGACGGCCGCGGCGACTACCGCTCCATCCCCTTCCGCTACGTCTGGCCCGCCGAACTCGACCTCATGGCCCAACTCGCCGGCCTCCACCTCCACACCCGCTGGTCCACCTGGACCGGCGCCCCCTTCACCAGCGAAAGCCCCGGCCACGTCTCGACCTGGCGAAAGCCGCTGGCGTGA
- the rplK gene encoding 50S ribosomal protein L11 has translation MPPKKKKVTGLIKLQINAGAANPAPPVGPALGQHGVNIMEFCKAYNAATESQRGMVIPVEITVYDDRSFTFITKTPPAAKLILKAAGVDKGSGEPHVKKVAKLTRDQVRDIATTKLPDLNANDLDAAEKIIAGTARSMGITVEG, from the coding sequence ATGCCTCCCAAGAAGAAGAAGGTCACGGGGCTGATCAAGCTCCAGATCAACGCCGGTGCGGCCAACCCGGCGCCGCCGGTCGGCCCCGCGCTGGGCCAGCACGGCGTGAACATCATGGAATTCTGCAAGGCGTACAACGCGGCGACCGAGTCGCAGCGCGGCATGGTGATCCCGGTGGAGATCACGGTCTACGACGACCGCAGCTTCACGTTCATCACCAAGACCCCGCCGGCCGCCAAGCTGATCCTCAAGGCCGCGGGCGTGGACAAGGGCTCCGGCGAGCCGCACGTGAAGAAGGTCGCCAAGCTCACCCGCGACCAGGTCCGGGACATCGCCACCACCAAGCTCCCCGACCTGAACGCGAACGACCTGGACGCCGCGGAGAAGATCATCGCGGGGACGGCCCGGTCCATGGGTATCACCGTCGAGGGCTGA
- the rplA gene encoding 50S ribosomal protein L1, with the protein MSKRSKTLRAADAKIDQERLYGPLEAVRLAKETASTKFDSTVEVAFRLGVDPRKADQMVRGTVNLPHGTGKTARVLVFATGDRAAAAEAAGADIVGSDELIDEVAKGRLDFDAVVATPDLMGKVGRLGRVLGPRGLMPNPKTGTVTPDVAKAVTEIKGGKIEFRVDKHSNLHFIIGKVSFDETKLVENYAAALDEILRLKPSAAKGRYVKKAAVSTTMGPGIQVDPNRTRNLLVEDDAAAV; encoded by the coding sequence ATGAGCAAGCGCAGCAAGACTCTCCGCGCTGCGGACGCCAAGATCGACCAGGAGCGCCTGTACGGGCCTCTGGAGGCCGTCCGTCTCGCCAAGGAGACCGCCAGCACCAAGTTCGACTCGACCGTCGAGGTCGCCTTCCGGCTGGGTGTCGACCCGCGCAAGGCGGACCAGATGGTCCGTGGCACCGTGAACCTTCCGCACGGCACCGGCAAGACCGCCCGGGTCCTGGTCTTCGCGACCGGTGACCGTGCTGCGGCCGCGGAAGCCGCGGGGGCCGACATCGTCGGCTCCGACGAACTGATCGACGAGGTGGCGAAGGGCCGGCTGGACTTCGACGCCGTCGTCGCCACCCCGGACCTGATGGGCAAGGTCGGCCGGCTCGGCCGGGTGCTCGGCCCGCGCGGTCTGATGCCGAACCCGAAGACCGGCACCGTGACGCCCGACGTGGCGAAGGCGGTCACCGAGATCAAGGGCGGCAAGATCGAGTTCCGCGTCGACAAGCACTCGAACCTGCACTTCATCATCGGCAAGGTCTCCTTCGACGAGACCAAGCTGGTGGAGAACTACGCGGCGGCGCTGGACGAGATCCTGCGGCTCAAGCCGTCCGCCGCCAAGGGCCGTTACGTCAAGAAGGCCGCCGTGTCCACCACCATGGGCCCCGGCATCCAGGTCGACCCCAACCGCACCCGCAACCTGCTGGTCGAGGACGACGCCGCGGCGGTCTGA
- the rplJ gene encoding 50S ribosomal protein L10: MARPDKAAAVAELTDKFRTSNAAMLTEYRGLTVAQLKTLRRALGENVTYAVVKNTLTRIAANEAGISTLDDLFAGPSAVAFVAGDPVEAAKGLRDFAKDNPNLVIKGGVLDGKALSADEIKKLADLESREVLLAKLAGAMKAKQSQTAALFQALPSKFIRTAEALRVKLAEDEQGGAGTPAPAEATESE, from the coding sequence ATGGCGAGGCCCGACAAGGCTGCCGCGGTTGCCGAGTTGACGGACAAGTTCCGCACCTCGAACGCCGCGATGCTGACCGAGTACCGCGGTCTCACCGTGGCGCAGCTCAAGACGCTGCGCCGTGCACTCGGTGAGAACGTCACGTACGCCGTGGTGAAGAACACGCTGACCAGGATCGCGGCCAACGAGGCCGGGATCAGCACGCTCGACGACCTGTTCGCGGGTCCGTCGGCCGTCGCCTTCGTCGCCGGTGACCCGGTCGAGGCGGCGAAGGGTCTGCGTGACTTCGCCAAGGACAACCCCAACCTCGTCATCAAGGGCGGTGTCCTTGACGGCAAGGCGCTGTCCGCCGACGAGATCAAGAAGCTCGCGGACCTCGAGTCCCGCGAGGTGCTGCTCGCCAAGCTGGCGGGCGCCATGAAGGCCAAGCAGTCGCAGACTGCCGCGCTCTTCCAGGCGCTGCCGTCGAAGTTCATCCGCACCGCGGAGGCGCTTCGGGTCAAGCTGGCGGAGGACGAGCAGGGCGGTGCCGGTACGCCGGCTCCCGCCGAGGCCACCGAGTCCGAGTAA
- the rplL gene encoding 50S ribosomal protein L7/L12, which produces MAKLSQAELLEQFETLTLIELSEFVKAFEEKFDVTAAAPVAAVGPVGPGVVAEAVEEQDEFDVILTGAGEKKIQVIKVVRELTSLGLKEAKDLVDGAPKAVLEKATKEAAEKAKDALAAAGASVEVK; this is translated from the coding sequence ATGGCGAAGCTCAGCCAGGCCGAGCTGCTGGAGCAGTTCGAGACCCTCACCCTCATCGAGCTCTCCGAGTTCGTGAAGGCGTTCGAGGAGAAGTTCGACGTCACCGCCGCCGCGCCCGTCGCGGCGGTCGGCCCGGTGGGTCCGGGCGTCGTCGCCGAGGCCGTCGAGGAGCAGGACGAGTTCGACGTCATCCTCACCGGCGCCGGCGAGAAGAAGATCCAGGTCATCAAGGTCGTGCGCGAGCTGACCTCGCTGGGTCTGAAGGAAGCCAAGGACCTCGTGGACGGCGCTCCGAAGGCCGTTCTGGAGAAGGCCACCAAGGAAGCCGCGGAGAAGGCCAAGGACGCCCTTGCGGCGGCCGGCGCCTCGGTCGAGGTCAAGTAA